The following proteins are co-located in the Leptospira weilii genome:
- a CDS encoding GAF domain-containing SpoIIE family protein phosphatase: MPKNVLESLKLKSILSTSTILNANLDLYQLLPLIMLYSKDLLEADASSLFLLDETEEFLYCEVALGEKGEIIQKYGRLDIGQGIAGWVAKEKKPIILEDAYSDSRFNPSWDQKTGYRTRSLVCVPLFIESKIIGTLEILNKTQNRSFDTCDLTYLTSLSEVAAIAIQNAKIHENLKKRILELSLLYEFEKLIVSEKSIHELGNWVLERVLEFLEAKTGTIYLADHTSQTLRILAAKGIPKDAIHTITVPFGEGVAGWVAKERKNLLIQNLEEDKRYNLNAKYKFEANSLISSPLVYKNELLGVISVNNKNSGFAFHKNDLEMLGAIANRLSMTIKNADLFHKVVNSDRELQRAREVMSKVIPTTIPYIKGLEVGAEHIPYSNVGGDFYSIFKLDSERTGFLVADVSGHGLSASVIAAVMNTIISTYDKEILSSPSQFFSGLNHALNNKMVGNFVTAFYCVIDTEKDTILYSNAGHNHPLLLQNSTDSMLSLETKGKLIGIIPDLFFEEKSIHFKTGDRLVLYTDGISEHYSDDRTKRYSEEFISLSIHKCASKTAQETSAQIISDCIEYCNYSKFSDDVTLLVIDRK, translated from the coding sequence ATGCCTAAAAATGTTTTAGAGTCTCTAAAACTGAAAAGTATTCTCAGTACCAGCACAATTTTAAACGCAAATTTAGATCTCTATCAGCTATTACCCCTAATCATGCTCTATTCCAAAGATCTTCTGGAGGCGGACGCGAGTTCCTTATTCCTTCTGGACGAAACGGAAGAATTTTTATACTGCGAAGTAGCGCTTGGTGAAAAAGGTGAAATCATTCAAAAATACGGGCGCCTTGATATAGGACAGGGAATCGCCGGTTGGGTGGCCAAAGAAAAAAAGCCGATCATTTTAGAAGACGCATATTCAGATTCCAGGTTCAATCCGTCCTGGGATCAAAAGACGGGTTACAGAACCCGTTCCTTGGTTTGTGTTCCTTTGTTTATCGAAAGCAAGATTATCGGGACTCTTGAAATTCTCAATAAGACGCAAAACCGTTCCTTCGACACCTGCGATTTGACTTATCTTACGTCCTTATCCGAAGTGGCCGCAATTGCGATCCAAAACGCGAAGATTCACGAAAATCTTAAAAAAAGAATCTTGGAACTTTCTCTTCTTTATGAATTCGAAAAACTCATCGTTTCCGAAAAAAGTATTCATGAACTGGGCAATTGGGTACTGGAAAGAGTTTTAGAATTCTTAGAAGCAAAAACCGGAACCATTTATCTCGCGGATCATACAAGTCAGACATTGAGAATTCTCGCAGCCAAAGGAATTCCAAAAGACGCGATTCATACAATCACAGTTCCTTTCGGTGAAGGCGTTGCTGGATGGGTAGCCAAGGAAAGAAAAAATCTTCTCATACAAAACTTGGAAGAAGACAAACGTTATAATCTGAACGCGAAATACAAGTTCGAAGCGAACTCTCTTATTTCTTCCCCCTTGGTTTATAAAAACGAACTTTTAGGAGTTATCAGCGTCAATAACAAGAATTCCGGATTTGCGTTTCATAAAAACGATCTAGAAATGTTGGGGGCGATTGCAAACCGACTTTCGATGACGATCAAGAATGCGGACCTCTTTCATAAAGTCGTGAACTCCGATCGGGAATTACAAAGAGCTAGAGAGGTCATGTCGAAAGTAATCCCGACTACAATCCCTTATATCAAAGGTCTGGAAGTCGGAGCGGAACATATTCCCTACTCGAACGTGGGCGGTGATTTTTATAGCATATTCAAATTGGATTCGGAACGAACCGGATTTTTAGTCGCGGACGTTTCCGGCCACGGTCTTTCTGCTTCGGTCATAGCGGCGGTGATGAACACAATCATTTCCACTTACGACAAAGAAATTCTTTCCAGCCCGTCCCAATTTTTCTCGGGGCTCAATCACGCCCTCAATAACAAAATGGTCGGAAATTTCGTAACCGCGTTCTACTGTGTGATCGACACGGAAAAAGATACGATTCTTTATTCCAACGCAGGACACAATCATCCTTTACTTTTGCAAAATTCAACCGATAGTATGCTCTCTCTGGAAACGAAAGGAAAACTAATCGGTATTATTCCGGACCTTTTTTTCGAGGAGAAATCCATTCATTTCAAAACCGGCGATAGGTTGGTGCTTTATACGGACGGAATTTCAGAGCATTATTCCGACGACAGAACCAAACGTTACAGCGAAGAATTCATCTCCCTTTCGATTCATAAGTGCGCCTCTAAAACCGCTCAGGAAACATCCGCACAAATCATCTCCGATTGTATCGAATATTGCAATTATTCCAAGTTTAGCGACGATGTAACTCTTCTCGTAATCGATCGCAAATAA
- a CDS encoding metallophosphoesterase: MENQISRFLVFLSVFTLIIGLGYAYTGFRLIPSLSTQSWISWFAWALIFLCTLSIPVSYYISLTSKREGIQTAFSYLAFTGLGFFTILFSLVLLKDITAVSLYGLTKFFPNSDSSDSGAGELVQRKEFLNQLLSFSVLGLAGGLTGIGFYQAHKKLKVISVDVFEENLHSSLDGFRIVQISDIHIGPTIKKRFLESVVRTVNELKPDLVAITGDLVDGPVSKLAHHITPLADLKSKHGTFFVTGNHEYYSGVLSWIHELKKHNILVLLNENQILKHGKANLTLAGVTDLKAGSILAEHKTDPYRAMKGGEKTDYKILLAHQPNSVFEGADAGFNLQLSGHTHGGQYFPGNLLIYLAQKFVAGLHKHKDTWIYVSRGTGYWGPPIRLGAPSEISLIRLRKNS, translated from the coding sequence ATGGAAAATCAAATTTCTCGTTTTCTCGTTTTTCTTTCCGTGTTTACCCTCATTATCGGATTGGGTTACGCGTACACTGGTTTCCGTTTAATCCCAAGTTTAAGCACGCAGAGTTGGATTTCTTGGTTTGCATGGGCCTTGATTTTTTTATGTACCTTAAGTATTCCGGTCAGTTATTACATCAGTCTGACTTCCAAACGCGAAGGGATTCAAACCGCGTTTTCCTATCTTGCGTTCACCGGGTTAGGATTTTTTACGATCTTATTCAGTCTCGTTTTGTTGAAGGACATAACCGCGGTTTCCTTGTATGGGCTCACAAAATTCTTTCCAAATTCCGATTCAAGCGATAGCGGCGCGGGAGAACTCGTACAAAGAAAGGAGTTTTTAAACCAACTTCTGAGTTTCTCCGTACTTGGGCTTGCGGGAGGACTTACGGGAATTGGATTCTATCAGGCGCATAAAAAGCTAAAAGTGATTTCGGTCGATGTCTTTGAGGAAAACTTACACTCTTCTTTGGATGGATTCAGGATCGTTCAAATTTCGGACATTCATATCGGACCTACAATCAAAAAGCGTTTTTTAGAATCTGTCGTAAGAACCGTAAACGAACTTAAACCCGATTTGGTCGCGATTACGGGAGATCTGGTCGACGGTCCTGTAAGTAAACTCGCTCATCATATCACTCCTCTTGCCGATCTCAAATCCAAACATGGAACTTTTTTCGTAACCGGAAATCATGAGTATTATTCGGGGGTTCTTTCTTGGATTCATGAATTAAAGAAACATAATATTCTAGTTTTATTAAACGAAAATCAAATTCTGAAACATGGAAAAGCGAATCTGACTCTTGCCGGTGTCACCGATCTCAAAGCGGGATCTATCCTCGCGGAACATAAAACGGATCCGTATCGGGCGATGAAGGGAGGAGAAAAAACGGATTACAAAATTCTACTCGCACATCAACCGAACAGCGTCTTTGAAGGGGCCGACGCGGGATTTAATCTTCAGTTATCGGGACATACGCATGGAGGACAGTATTTTCCGGGGAATTTACTCATCTATCTCGCGCAGAAGTTTGTTGCGGGACTTCACAAACATAAGGACACTTGGATCTATGTGAGCCGAGGAACGGGATATTGGGGGCCTCCGATTCGACTTGGGGCGCCCTCTGAAATCAGTTTGATTCGATTGAGGAAAAATTCTTAA